A region of Asticcacaulis excentricus DNA encodes the following proteins:
- a CDS encoding metallophosphoesterase family protein, with amino-acid sequence MRIAHISDLHFGAHDRCVTETLISTLIELEPDLVLASGDITQDATVAEFAEAADFFKILPMPAFVIPGNHDLPGLDLRRFIQPWKRYRDHISKELEPELHADLVDIKGINSARMILPALNWAYGSISARQRQDIADFFGASTTPWRVLTVHHPPLNPSEFPLDVTVFNSDKFLKTVGEQKVDIVLSGHQHHAYVETRVMNGHTTLFVCASTAMSVRIRKQPQGFNLLDFTDKSVRIELHQLSGDRFVTQSAVTHTKV; translated from the coding sequence ATGCGCATAGCCCATATTTCCGACCTGCACTTCGGGGCGCACGACCGGTGCGTGACCGAAACCCTGATCAGTACCCTGATCGAGCTGGAACCCGACCTGGTGCTGGCCAGCGGAGACATCACGCAGGATGCAACAGTGGCCGAATTTGCCGAAGCCGCAGACTTTTTTAAAATTTTACCCATGCCGGCCTTTGTCATTCCTGGCAATCACGACCTGCCGGGCCTTGACCTGCGCCGCTTCATCCAGCCGTGGAAGCGATACCGCGACCATATATCCAAAGAGCTTGAGCCCGAACTGCACGCGGATCTGGTCGATATCAAGGGCATCAATTCGGCGCGTATGATCCTGCCGGCGCTCAACTGGGCCTATGGCTCGATCAGCGCGCGTCAAAGACAGGATATTGCTGACTTCTTCGGGGCCTCGACGACGCCGTGGCGCGTGCTGACCGTGCATCACCCGCCGCTTAACCCGTCGGAATTTCCGCTGGATGTGACGGTGTTCAACAGCGACAAATTCCTGAAAACCGTCGGCGAGCAAAAGGTCGATATCGTTCTGTCGGGCCACCAGCATCATGCCTATGTCGAAACGCGGGTGATGAATGGGCACACCACCCTGTTTGTCTGCGCCTCGACCGCCATGTCGGTACGTATCCGCAAACAACCGCAGGGTTTCAACCTGCTGGATTTCACAGACAAGAGCGTGCGTATCGAACTTCACCAACTCAGCGGCGATCGCTTTGTGACCCAGTCGGCAGTGACTCACACCAAGGTGTAG
- a CDS encoding OmpW/AlkL family protein translates to MKTLAMGGLGLALAMGLTTTASAQDFKPKAKGQFIVTSRVTSVAPDESGDIRTAAGVDSGLDVKVGDDTIPSLGFTYFLTDNIAVEAILGTSRHEVRAVGGNTNVQVHSTWVLPPVVAAQYHFNPKGRISPYVGAGVNGMIFYNSKDYNGFKVGLDDGLGYALQGGVDIALKGNWSLNADLKKVWFSTDAKINNGALKSEVDLNPVVASVGLAYRF, encoded by the coding sequence ATGAAAACGCTGGCCATGGGTGGCCTTGGACTGGCTCTGGCCATGGGCCTTACCACCACAGCCTCCGCTCAGGATTTCAAACCCAAGGCCAAAGGGCAGTTCATCGTCACCAGCCGCGTAACCAGCGTCGCCCCGGATGAATCAGGCGACATTCGAACCGCCGCCGGCGTCGATAGCGGTCTGGACGTTAAGGTGGGTGACGACACCATCCCCAGCCTCGGCTTCACCTATTTTCTTACGGACAATATCGCCGTTGAGGCCATTCTGGGAACATCGCGGCATGAGGTGCGTGCCGTAGGGGGCAACACCAATGTGCAGGTCCATTCAACCTGGGTTTTACCGCCGGTTGTTGCTGCCCAATACCATTTCAACCCCAAAGGCCGCATCAGCCCCTATGTGGGGGCCGGGGTCAATGGCATGATCTTCTACAACAGCAAGGACTATAATGGCTTCAAGGTCGGGCTGGATGACGGTCTGGGCTATGCGCTTCAGGGCGGCGTCGATATTGCCCTCAAAGGTAACTGGTCGCTCAATGCCGACTTGAAAAAGGTGTGGTTCAGCACGGATGCCAAGATCAATAATGGGGCTTTGAAATCAGAGGTCGATCTCAATCCGGTCGTCGCCTCGGTGGGGCTGGCCTACCGGTTTTAG
- a CDS encoding diacylglycerol/lipid kinase family protein: MAATAYNILINGKAGTVLNLGHDSITAAIEASGMAVNELLFAEPAEMEAALDRFAQSPHPLLVGGGDGTLRSCADTLSRKNKAFGILPFGTMNLLAHDLGMNTLDEALKAYAKGASETRIDAGEINGELFLCCASVGVMPEASVFREQHRTNNFLLMVPYLFWFVADYFERRKNARIVLQNGKRLHRFRSPAVVISANRYADTTRIDESNFKRNDLQGGELAAYIASTRTRVSHLRFLTRLLVGNWKSDPDLTELTGTQMTLWTRHRKEKVSVDGEVTDLKTPLEIKLKARYVPLLIPLREA, from the coding sequence ATGGCGGCAACAGCGTACAATATCCTGATCAATGGCAAGGCGGGCACGGTCCTGAACCTGGGGCACGACTCCATCACCGCCGCGATTGAAGCCAGCGGCATGGCGGTGAACGAACTGCTGTTCGCCGAGCCCGCTGAGATGGAAGCGGCCCTCGACCGCTTCGCTCAATCTCCGCATCCTCTTCTGGTGGGCGGCGGTGACGGCACCTTGCGCTCGTGCGCCGATACCCTCAGCCGCAAGAACAAGGCCTTTGGTATCCTGCCGTTCGGCACCATGAACCTGCTGGCGCACGATCTGGGGATGAACACGCTGGATGAGGCGCTGAAAGCCTATGCCAAAGGCGCTTCAGAAACGCGGATCGACGCCGGTGAAATCAATGGCGAGCTGTTTCTGTGCTGTGCCTCGGTCGGCGTTATGCCCGAAGCCTCGGTGTTTCGCGAACAGCACCGCACCAATAACTTCCTGCTGATGGTGCCCTACCTGTTCTGGTTCGTAGCCGACTATTTCGAACGGCGCAAAAATGCGCGCATCGTGCTTCAGAATGGCAAGCGTCTGCATCGCTTCCGTTCGCCCGCCGTCGTCATTTCAGCCAATCGCTATGCCGATACGACGCGGATCGACGAGAGTAATTTCAAGCGCAATGACCTTCAGGGCGGGGAACTGGCGGCCTATATCGCTTCGACCCGCACCCGTGTCTCGCATCTGCGCTTTCTGACCCGGCTTCTGGTCGGCAACTGGAAGTCGGACCCGGACCTGACCGAACTGACCGGGACGCAGATGACGCTGTGGACGCGCCATCGCAAGGAAAAGGTCTCGGTTGATGGCGAGGTGACGGACCTCAAGACGCCGCTGGAGATCAAGCTCAAAGCGCGCTACGTGCCCCTGCTGATCCCGTTGCGCGAGGCCTGA
- the trxA gene encoding thioredoxin TrxA, producing MSTATVKVTDETFENDVLKSDKPVLVDFWAEWCGPCKQIAPILDEVAEAYGDKLTVSKINIDDSPLTPSKFGVRGIPTMMLFKDGKMTSMKVGAMPKSKLVEWLAEAGIA from the coding sequence ATGTCCACCGCCACCGTCAAGGTTACCGACGAGACCTTTGAAAACGACGTCCTCAAATCCGACAAGCCGGTTCTGGTCGATTTCTGGGCCGAATGGTGCGGCCCGTGTAAGCAGATCGCCCCGATTCTCGACGAAGTGGCCGAAGCCTATGGCGACAAGCTGACCGTGTCGAAGATCAATATCGACGATTCCCCCCTGACGCCGTCGAAGTTCGGCGTGCGCGGCATCCCGACCATGATGCTGTTCAAGGACGGCAAGATGACCTCGATGAAGGTCGGGGCCATGCCGAAGTCGAAACTGGTCGAATGGCTGGCCGAAGCCGGTATCGCCTAG
- the glmM gene encoding phosphoglucosamine mutase, whose translation MSENKWEKLQAALGATGISIKDVAEAAGIAPSSLFRALSGQTKAPRAETVDKLEAAFVALTTARMASFRDTLALYGFNPIKNPNDLMASHMSTLNRTRKYFGTDGIRGRVNSFPMTAEVAYRVGMAAGKMFMSSDNRRHLAVIGKDTRLSGYMIEPALVAGFTSVGMDVRLFGPLPTPGVAMMTRSMRADLGVMISASHNPYYDNGIKLFGPDGYKLSDEVELAIEARMDGNILDGIAEPQHLGRVHRVDDAQYRYVEIAKATFPKNLLLKGLRIVIDCANGAAYKVAPTTLYELGAEIFCLGVSPDGMNINEKCGSTQPQAMAEKVKELRADIGIALDGDADRLVICDEKGTIVDGDQIMAIIAISLATKGQLKGGGLVATVMSNLGLERLMASKGLTLERTKVGDRYVMEKMREGGFNLGGEQSGHVIMLDHATTGDGLIAALQVLAVLVESGRPMSELARQFEPVPQLLKNVRFTGDSPLNREDVKQAIADGEATLKGTGRVLVRPSGTEPLIRVMAEGDDAAQVRAVVDQIIGAISG comes from the coding sequence ATGAGTGAAAACAAGTGGGAAAAGCTACAGGCAGCGCTGGGGGCCACAGGCATTTCCATCAAGGACGTGGCCGAGGCGGCGGGCATTGCGCCGTCATCGCTGTTTCGCGCCCTGAGCGGTCAGACCAAGGCCCCGCGCGCCGAAACCGTCGATAAGCTGGAGGCGGCGTTTGTCGCCCTGACGACCGCCCGCATGGCCAGTTTTCGTGACACCCTAGCTCTCTATGGCTTCAACCCGATCAAAAACCCTAACGACCTGATGGCTTCGCACATGAGCACCCTGAACCGCACCCGCAAATATTTCGGCACCGATGGTATCCGGGGCCGCGTCAACAGCTTCCCCATGACCGCTGAAGTCGCCTACCGCGTCGGTATGGCGGCGGGCAAGATGTTCATGTCTTCGGACAATCGCCGGCATCTGGCGGTGATCGGAAAGGATACGCGCCTGTCAGGCTATATGATCGAACCGGCGTTGGTGGCCGGGTTTACGTCGGTCGGCATGGACGTGCGCCTGTTCGGCCCGCTGCCGACGCCGGGTGTGGCCATGATGACGCGGTCGATGCGCGCCGATCTGGGGGTGATGATCTCGGCCTCGCATAACCCCTATTATGACAATGGCATCAAGCTGTTTGGACCGGATGGCTACAAGCTGTCGGACGAGGTGGAGCTGGCCATCGAAGCGCGCATGGACGGCAATATTCTGGACGGCATTGCCGAGCCGCAACATCTCGGCCGGGTGCATCGTGTCGATGATGCACAATACCGCTATGTCGAAATCGCCAAGGCAACCTTCCCCAAGAACCTACTGCTCAAGGGGCTGCGCATCGTTATCGACTGCGCCAATGGCGCGGCCTACAAGGTGGCCCCGACCACACTTTATGAACTGGGCGCGGAAATCTTCTGTCTGGGCGTATCGCCCGACGGCATGAATATCAACGAAAAGTGCGGATCGACCCAGCCACAGGCCATGGCCGAAAAGGTCAAGGAGCTGCGCGCCGATATCGGTATTGCGCTCGATGGCGACGCCGATCGTCTGGTTATCTGCGATGAAAAGGGCACGATTGTCGATGGCGATCAGATCATGGCCATCATCGCCATCAGTCTGGCCACCAAGGGTCAGCTCAAGGGCGGGGGTCTGGTGGCCACGGTGATGTCGAATCTGGGTCTTGAACGCCTGATGGCCTCGAAGGGCCTGACGCTGGAGCGCACCAAGGTCGGTGACCGCTATGTGATGGAAAAGATGCGCGAAGGCGGCTTCAATCTGGGTGGTGAACAATCAGGCCACGTCATCATGCTGGACCACGCAACGACGGGTGACGGCCTGATCGCCGCGCTTCAGGTGCTGGCCGTTCTGGTCGAAAGCGGCCGCCCGATGAGCGAGCTGGCGCGTCAGTTTGAGCCGGTGCCGCAATTGCTGAAGAATGTGCGCTTTACCGGCGACAGCCCACTGAACCGCGAAGACGTCAAGCAGGCTATCGCCGATGGCGAAGCGACACTGAAAGGCACGGGCCGCGTGCTGGTGCGGCCGTCAGGCACCGAACCGCTGATCCGCGTGATGGCCGAAGGCGACGATGCCGCTCAGGTGCGCGCCGTGGTCGATCAGATCATCGGTGCGATCTCAGGATAA
- a CDS encoding FtsK/SpoIIIE family DNA translocase yields MSTVTALVWNHLESRFTYVWRSVPMARLRGALVCLLGLASLIAYASYRATDASWNTASAEPVHNFLGGFGAIIADIGLQSLGLAAWPMAALMTWFGLARLMQLDPDEGRRTLRIHSLYGALFVLMLAAALAPLHLGDANSPSIGGFWGTGTHHLLKSLFDFMRLPAGEVIASLIFGAAALWAFNQALRLTSESYVRAAGFVLGGFRGALTASGLPEKVNAAVTREPKATKAKRGQKAPQPFIDETDYTPDAMPEPVVNSRAPATPVYDEDAPPFDIDDLDPESELSAPAPRQAAPEPKIRMEAPRPKPSAREQDERQSSFEFLKPGNFRLPELSILAKPKPRAAGYDEAALRQNARMLESVLAEFGVKGVIDQIRPGPVVTLYELAPAAGVKGARVVALADDIARNMSARSCRVSIVQGRNAIGIELPNAVRETVYLRDMLASAEFEKSSHILPMVLGENIGGEPYVTDLAKMPHLLIAGTTGSGKSVGVNAMILSILYRLDPEQCKFIMIDPKMLELSVYDGIPHLIAPVVTDPKKAVVALKWVVKEMEDRYRRMSKIGVRNVASFNERAKATAAEGKNFIRKVQTGFDETGQPIFEIEEMVPEPMPYIVVIIDEVADLMMVAGKDIEGAVQRLAQMARAAGIHLIMATQRPSVDVITGTIKANFPTRISFQVTSKIDSRTILGEQGAEQLLGQGDMLYMAGGGRITRLHGPFVADSEVEAVAEYLRSQGSPNYLEDITAGGDDDGDGESGGFGGEGGGSGDDLYDKAVYYVTIDRKASTSYIQRKLQIGYNRAASLMEKMEQEGVVGPANHVGKRDILVGPPPGV; encoded by the coding sequence ATGAGCACGGTTACCGCCCTCGTCTGGAATCATCTGGAGTCCCGCTTCACCTATGTCTGGCGTTCGGTGCCGATGGCGCGTCTGCGCGGGGCGCTGGTCTGCCTTTTGGGTCTGGCCTCGCTGATCGCCTATGCCTCCTATCGGGCAACCGACGCGAGCTGGAATACGGCCAGTGCCGAGCCCGTGCATAATTTTCTGGGCGGCTTTGGGGCGATCATTGCCGATATTGGCCTGCAATCCCTGGGGCTGGCCGCGTGGCCGATGGCGGCCCTGATGACGTGGTTCGGTCTGGCGCGTCTGATGCAACTTGACCCCGATGAAGGCCGTCGCACCCTGCGTATCCACAGCCTTTATGGCGCCCTGTTCGTGTTGATGCTGGCGGCGGCGCTGGCGCCCCTGCATCTGGGCGACGCCAATTCGCCCTCGATTGGCGGGTTTTGGGGTACAGGTACGCACCATCTGCTCAAAAGCCTGTTCGACTTCATGCGCCTACCCGCCGGTGAGGTAATCGCCAGCCTGATCTTCGGCGCGGCCGCCTTGTGGGCGTTTAATCAGGCCCTGCGCCTGACGTCTGAGAGCTATGTCCGCGCCGCGGGTTTCGTTCTGGGCGGTTTCCGCGGCGCGCTGACCGCCTCCGGCCTGCCGGAAAAGGTCAATGCCGCCGTGACGCGCGAGCCCAAGGCGACCAAAGCGAAACGCGGCCAGAAGGCACCGCAGCCCTTCATTGACGAGACCGATTACACGCCCGACGCCATGCCCGAACCGGTGGTCAACAGCCGCGCCCCCGCCACGCCGGTCTATGACGAAGACGCCCCGCCCTTCGACATTGACGATCTCGACCCTGAATCCGAACTGTCGGCCCCGGCCCCGCGTCAGGCCGCTCCGGAACCGAAAATCCGCATGGAGGCTCCGCGCCCGAAACCCTCAGCGCGCGAACAGGATGAGCGTCAGTCGAGCTTTGAGTTCCTCAAGCCGGGCAATTTCCGCCTGCCCGAATTGTCCATCCTCGCTAAGCCCAAGCCGCGCGCCGCCGGCTATGACGAAGCCGCCCTGCGCCAGAACGCCCGCATGCTGGAAAGCGTGCTGGCCGAATTCGGCGTCAAGGGGGTCATCGACCAGATTCGCCCCGGCCCCGTCGTCACCCTCTATGAACTGGCCCCGGCGGCCGGCGTGAAGGGCGCGCGCGTCGTGGCGCTGGCTGACGATATTGCCCGCAACATGTCGGCGCGCTCCTGCCGCGTCTCCATCGTGCAAGGCCGCAACGCCATCGGGATCGAGCTTCCCAATGCGGTGCGCGAAACGGTCTATCTGCGCGACATGCTGGCTTCAGCCGAGTTCGAAAAATCGAGCCACATCCTGCCCATGGTGCTGGGGGAAAACATCGGTGGTGAACCCTACGTCACCGACCTCGCCAAGATGCCGCACCTGCTGATCGCCGGGACCACGGGTTCGGGTAAGTCTGTCGGCGTCAACGCCATGATCCTGTCGATCCTTTACCGGCTCGATCCGGAACAGTGCAAGTTCATCATGATCGACCCCAAGATGCTGGAACTGTCGGTCTATGACGGCATCCCGCACCTGATCGCACCCGTCGTGACCGACCCCAAAAAGGCCGTCGTGGCGCTGAAATGGGTCGTCAAGGAGATGGAAGACCGCTATCGCCGCATGTCGAAGATCGGCGTGCGCAATGTCGCCTCCTTTAATGAGCGCGCCAAGGCGACCGCCGCCGAAGGCAAGAACTTTATCCGTAAGGTCCAGACCGGCTTTGACGAAACGGGTCAGCCCATCTTCGAAATCGAGGAAATGGTGCCGGAACCCATGCCCTATATCGTCGTGATCATCGACGAGGTCGCCGACCTGATGATGGTGGCGGGCAAGGACATCGAAGGCGCGGTGCAACGCCTCGCCCAGATGGCGCGCGCCGCGGGTATCCACCTGATCATGGCCACCCAGCGCCCGTCGGTCGATGTCATCACCGGTACGATCAAGGCCAACTTCCCGACGCGCATCTCCTTCCAGGTGACGTCCAAGATCGACTCGCGCACCATCCTTGGTGAGCAGGGGGCGGAACAGCTCCTTGGTCAGGGGGATATGCTGTACATGGCGGGCGGCGGGCGCATCACCCGCCTGCACGGACCGTTCGTCGCCGACTCCGAGGTCGAGGCCGTGGCCGAATATCTGCGCTCGCAAGGCTCACCCAACTACCTCGAAGACATCACCGCCGGTGGCGATGATGACGGCGATGGCGAGTCCGGCGGTTTTGGCGGCGAGGGGGGCGGTTCGGGCGACGACCTCTATGACAAGGCCGTCTATTACGTCACCATCGACCGTAAAGCCTCAACCTCCTACATCCAGAGGAAGTTGCAAATCGGCTATAACCGCGCTGCCTCTCTGATGGAAAAGATGGAGCAGGAAGGCGTCGTCGGCCCCGCCAACCACGTCGGCAAACGCGACATTCTGGTCGGCCCGCCGCCGGGTGTGTGA
- a CDS encoding LysE family translocator produces the protein MLSALPVDPSKYTAFLGAMFLMAITPGPANLFCISTGLGRSAPRVLMGVFGINTATLIWFVAAAFGLHLLITTLPVVFHAMTVAGAVYLLWIAVKTIRARKSHSAHELDLPANAQTLAREGLWATWKDGFMVQFLNPKVTLFFTAVLPPFLALDRPMTTQMPVFAATAIGMDVITMTTYGLSGLALTRFLSRGRNREYFEVCVGGLLGLIAVVILTHSAADLLRH, from the coding sequence ATGTTGTCCGCCCTGCCTGTCGATCCGTCCAAATACACCGCCTTTCTGGGGGCGATGTTCCTGATGGCCATTACACCCGGACCTGCCAACCTGTTCTGCATTTCCACCGGACTGGGACGTTCCGCACCCAGGGTTCTGATGGGCGTCTTCGGCATCAATACGGCCACCCTGATCTGGTTTGTGGCCGCCGCCTTCGGCCTGCACCTTCTGATCACCACCCTGCCCGTCGTCTTTCACGCGATGACGGTCGCGGGTGCCGTCTATCTTTTGTGGATCGCGGTCAAGACCATCCGGGCGCGCAAATCACACAGCGCCCATGAGCTGGACCTGCCTGCAAATGCGCAGACCCTTGCCCGCGAAGGCCTGTGGGCGACGTGGAAGGACGGTTTCATGGTGCAGTTCCTGAACCCCAAGGTCACCCTGTTCTTCACCGCTGTCCTGCCGCCGTTTCTGGCACTCGACCGCCCGATGACGACGCAGATGCCGGTCTTTGCCGCCACAGCCATCGGCATGGATGTGATCACCATGACGACCTACGGCCTGAGCGGTCTGGCCCTGACGCGCTTCCTCAGCCGGGGTCGCAATCGCGAATATTTCGAGGTCTGCGTCGGCGGGCTTCTGGGCCTGATCGCTGTCGTCATACTGACGCACAGCGCCGCTGATCTGCTGAGGCATTAA